One window of the Mycoplasmopsis anatis genome contains the following:
- a CDS encoding HAD family acid phosphatase, which produces MNKRKILTLGLVSTVVALPLLSTAISCTDSKEVNELKAKIEKMEKDHAKELEDQKALAKVALNSKLNASSNLWNTLAPEKSAMGLTIYNLAKHAFDVMSKQENIVTNKVIVHKSEQNTTVEIQATNENEYIPVVFMDLDETVLNNIAYQNWLLLNNQTYNGAEWAKFVNSAVSTEVKGAIEFIKYVYDHGGVVMFNSNRQQRSQIDPSKLNLNKLGLDNAYMPNWIWWMKGTNASGTSDKPWTTTTGTSSKEERMNFVSTNKLEIEEGKNVAFRVVMKVGDDINDFNDNFTKDAKAVSDYELVNNLINTSAVGKLYGNLDLNNKEQFYNPTTKQWETRDWSASYILIPGNASYGSFIERTTKSRNPRIELYESILSKFSEFNH; this is translated from the coding sequence ATGAATAAAAGAAAAATATTAACTTTGGGATTAGTTTCAACAGTTGTTGCTCTTCCATTATTATCAACAGCAATTTCATGCACAGATAGTAAGGAAGTTAACGAACTTAAAGCAAAAATTGAAAAAATGGAAAAGGATCATGCTAAAGAACTTGAAGATCAAAAAGCTCTTGCTAAAGTTGCGCTAAATTCAAAACTAAACGCATCATCGAATTTATGGAACACTTTAGCACCTGAAAAAAGTGCTATGGGCCTTACAATATATAATTTAGCTAAACATGCTTTTGATGTAATGAGTAAGCAAGAAAATATTGTGACAAATAAAGTCATAGTACATAAAAGTGAACAAAATACAACAGTTGAAATTCAAGCAACAAATGAAAACGAATACATTCCGGTAGTATTCATGGATTTAGATGAGACAGTATTAAATAATATAGCTTACCAAAATTGACTATTGTTAAATAATCAAACTTACAATGGTGCAGAATGAGCTAAATTTGTTAATTCAGCAGTTTCAACTGAAGTAAAAGGTGCAATTGAATTCATTAAATATGTTTATGACCATGGTGGTGTTGTAATGTTTAATTCAAACAGACAACAAAGAAGCCAAATTGATCCATCAAAATTAAATTTAAATAAACTTGGTCTAGATAATGCATATATGCCAAATTGAATTTGATGAATGAAGGGTACTAATGCATCTGGAACTAGTGACAAACCTTGAACTACTACAACAGGTACCAGTTCTAAAGAAGAAAGAATGAATTTTGTTAGCACAAATAAATTAGAAATTGAAGAAGGTAAAAATGTAGCCTTTAGAGTAGTTATGAAAGTGGGTGATGATATCAATGACTTTAATGATAACTTTACTAAAGATGCTAAAGCAGTTAGTGATTATGAATTAGTTAATAATTTGATAAACACATCAGCAGTTGGTAAACTTTATGGTAATTTAGACTTAAACAATAAAGAACAATTCTATAATCCAACAACTAAGCAATGAGAAACTAGAGATTGATCAGCGTCATATATTCTAATTCCAGGTAACGCAAGTTATGGTAGCTTTATCGAAAGAACAACAAAGAGCAGAAACCCAAGAATTGAATTGTATGAATCAATTTTAAGCAAATTTTCTGAATTTAACCATTAA
- a CDS encoding ABC transporter ATP-binding protein, translating to MVNNKIENAIEFVNISKSFGKIKANKNISFNVKKGTIHALIGENGAGKSTLMSILFGLYEPDEGFIKVNDKKTLILSPNQANDLGIGMVHQHFKLVNVYKNIDNIILGDETTFSKFKIINRKPSIKKIQNIQEKFNLHFDLNKQTGTEPVSIQQKVEIMKMLYRDSEILIFDEPTAVLTDEEIQGLLETFRLFKEQGKTIIFISHKLKEIKQVADYATILRHGEVTGNFKVADTSVEEMAKLMVGGQVETILNTHSDTNNKEAILKIENVTTKGDKPLKNFSLDVHSGEIVAIAGVEGNGQLDLEYVVSGLKKPTSGSIKLKKTELIKDNYNKMLKRDKKTNIIYSSILSIVALVIIILMSLSKVMSNVIPINLMITLCSLLLIIIIPILIIYLVNLFRNIKAIQEFNIDKSDFIDISKLSTYKISQLGFSYIASDRHKHSMILDYTVFDNMQSRRLWDSKYVKFGVFRRKNIKKDLDIIIDKFDVRGARKGNSLSRSLSGGNQQKFIVGKEMENPHDFIIILQPTRGLDVGAIKNIHEKILQEKSKGKGILLISYELDEVIALADTIAVINEGQLSVVRESKNLSRAEIGVYMSHKKNGGENE from the coding sequence ATGGTTAATAATAAAATTGAAAATGCTATTGAATTTGTTAACATTTCAAAATCTTTTGGAAAAATAAAAGCAAACAAAAACATTAGTTTTAATGTTAAAAAAGGTACAATCCATGCACTTATTGGGGAAAATGGTGCTGGAAAAAGTACTTTAATGTCAATTTTGTTTGGTTTATATGAACCTGATGAAGGGTTTATTAAAGTTAATGATAAAAAAACATTAATTTTATCACCAAATCAGGCAAATGATCTTGGAATCGGAATGGTTCACCAACATTTTAAATTAGTAAATGTTTATAAAAATATCGACAATATAATTTTAGGAGACGAGACAACATTTTCTAAATTTAAGATAATCAATAGAAAACCATCAATTAAAAAAATTCAAAATATTCAAGAAAAATTTAATCTTCATTTTGATTTAAACAAGCAAACCGGTACTGAACCGGTTTCAATTCAACAAAAAGTTGAAATTATGAAAATGCTTTATCGTGACTCTGAAATTCTAATCTTTGACGAACCTACTGCAGTTTTAACTGACGAAGAAATTCAAGGGTTATTGGAAACCTTTAGACTCTTTAAGGAGCAAGGGAAAACAATAATCTTCATCTCTCATAAACTAAAAGAAATCAAACAAGTTGCAGATTATGCAACAATTCTAAGACATGGTGAAGTAACAGGAAACTTTAAGGTAGCAGATACATCAGTTGAAGAAATGGCAAAATTAATGGTTGGTGGGCAAGTTGAAACAATCCTAAACACTCATTCTGACACCAATAACAAAGAAGCTATTTTAAAAATAGAGAATGTTACAACTAAGGGAGATAAACCTCTAAAAAACTTTTCTCTAGATGTTCATTCTGGAGAAATAGTTGCAATTGCGGGTGTTGAAGGGAATGGACAACTTGATTTAGAATACGTTGTTTCTGGTCTTAAAAAACCAACTTCAGGTTCAATTAAGTTGAAAAAGACTGAGCTAATTAAAGATAATTACAATAAAATGCTTAAAAGAGATAAGAAGACAAACATTATTTATTCAAGTATTTTAAGCATTGTTGCTTTAGTCATTATTATTTTGATGAGTTTATCAAAGGTAATGTCTAATGTAATACCAATTAATCTTATGATAACTTTATGTTCATTACTTTTAATTATTATCATTCCAATTTTAATCATCTATTTGGTAAATTTATTTAGAAATATTAAAGCTATCCAAGAATTTAATATTGATAAAAGTGATTTTATTGACATAAGCAAATTAAGCACTTATAAGATTTCTCAACTTGGATTTTCATACATTGCCAGTGATAGACATAAACACTCGATGATCTTAGACTATACAGTTTTTGATAACATGCAGTCTAGAAGATTGTGAGATTCTAAATATGTAAAATTTGGAGTTTTTAGAAGAAAAAATATTAAGAAAGATTTAGATATCATTATTGATAAATTCGATGTTAGAGGGGCTAGAAAAGGTAATTCACTTTCAAGATCTTTATCTGGTGGAAATCAACAAAAATTCATTGTTGGAAAAGAGATGGAAAATCCTCACGATTTTATAATTATTTTACAACCAACTCGTGGATTAGACGTTGGTGCAATTAAAAATATTCATGAAAAGATATTGCAAGAAAAAAGTAAAGGAAAAGGAATTTTACTTATCTCTTATGAACTAGATGAAGTTATTGCACTGGCAGATACAATCGCAGTTATTAATGAAGGACAACTTAGTGTAGTCAGAGAATCTAAAAACTTAAGCAGAGCTGAAATAGGAGTTTATATGTCACATAAGAAAAATGGAGGTGAAAATGAATAA
- a CDS encoding ABC transporter permease, with translation MSVTVVIFATLIFCVLLLGSISGIFSERVGIVNIAINGFVVFGAFITCLISFILTDLIFEQSSINMWFQIPITFLASLITGLFALIFGFMTIKLKGNQTVAGFAISLLITGISAFGIYILQTKQGAGILQNYGTTELTLNPSPNSWENLVSWKIFITIVIVVISIFVIQKTRWGLRFKAIGENPQAADVAGINVSRMKWQGIFISGLVAGVAGSIFVQMQWTLFVKSIDVQGLGFMALSIMITSQWKIHYSVFVSLAFAFLYSWSFYGVIEIASIKRYGFLFQAVPYVVTIITLIAFSRKTVAPEALGVPYDKSKR, from the coding sequence ATGTCAGTAACTGTTGTTATTTTTGCAACCTTAATTTTCTGTGTATTATTACTCGGATCTATATCAGGGATATTTTCTGAAAGGGTAGGTATAGTAAACATAGCTATTAATGGTTTTGTTGTTTTTGGAGCCTTTATCACATGCCTTATAAGTTTTATACTAACGGATCTTATATTTGAACAATCAAGTATTAATATGTGATTCCAAATTCCAATTACATTTTTAGCATCTTTAATCACCGGATTGTTTGCATTAATTTTTGGATTTATGACTATAAAACTTAAAGGAAATCAAACTGTTGCAGGTTTTGCAATTTCTCTGTTGATTACAGGTATTTCAGCATTTGGTATATATATTTTACAAACCAAACAAGGGGCTGGAATTTTACAAAACTATGGAACAACTGAGCTAACATTAAATCCATCACCAAATTCATGAGAAAATTTAGTTTCATGAAAAATATTTATTACTATAGTGATAGTTGTAATTAGTATTTTTGTGATACAAAAAACTAGATGAGGTTTAAGATTTAAAGCAATAGGTGAAAACCCTCAAGCTGCAGATGTAGCAGGTATTAACGTTTCAAGAATGAAATGACAAGGAATATTCATTTCTGGATTGGTTGCTGGAGTTGCTGGTTCAATTTTTGTTCAAATGCAATGAACATTATTCGTTAAATCAATTGATGTGCAAGGATTAGGATTTATGGCTCTGTCAATTATGATTACTTCTCAGTGAAAAATTCACTATTCAGTCTTTGTTTCACTTGCATTTGCATTCTTATATTCTTGATCTTTCTATGGTGTTATTGAAATCGCATCAATTAAGAGATATGGGTTCTTATTCCAAGCCGTACCATACGTTGTAACGATTATAACTTTAATTGCATTTAGTAGAAAAACCGTAGCTCCTGAAGCTCTTGGGGTACCATATGATAAATCAAAAAGATAA
- a CDS encoding inorganic diphosphatase, whose translation MKNVIQVKIEIQKNSNIKYEYNRKTNEIEVDRILRGDFVYPCNYGFVPEALDWDGDELDVLVYSPEVFAPGVKLNARIIGAMKMIDDGETDTKLVAVHHDDYRLDKINSINDLPKEFIKSVETFFSTYKNWKRPGITSVGGFEDTEWALNEYEECVHLMNKYGKLSKEDFLKEMKSKHPEKYV comes from the coding sequence ATGAAAAATGTAATACAAGTTAAAATTGAAATACAAAAAAATTCAAATATTAAATATGAATATAACCGTAAAACAAACGAAATTGAAGTAGATAGAATTTTAAGAGGAGATTTTGTTTATCCATGTAACTACGGTTTTGTTCCAGAAGCACTTGATTGAGACGGTGATGAACTTGATGTTTTAGTTTATTCTCCAGAAGTGTTTGCACCTGGTGTTAAATTAAACGCAAGAATTATTGGAGCTATGAAAATGATTGATGATGGAGAAACTGATACAAAATTAGTAGCTGTTCACCATGATGATTATCGTTTAGATAAAATTAATTCTATCAATGATTTGCCAAAAGAATTCATAAAATCTGTTGAAACATTCTTTAGCACATACAAAAACTGAAAGCGTCCTGGAATTACAAGTGTTGGAGGTTTTGAAGACACTGAATGAGCATTAAATGAATATGAAGAATGTGTTCATTTAATGAACAAATACGGTAAGTTAAGTAAAGAAGATTTCCTAAAAGAGATGAAATCTAAACACCCAGAAAAATACGTATAA
- a CDS encoding chromate transporter, translating into MSKKPRAWEMILLIIKMTFIGFGGGNALMPVLKNEAVDKKKWITVEEFDKIVIVSNMLPGPSVIEAISYLAIKVFGFWKGAIITFFAMLPHILLAYLFYFLIYLLPQNFISVISVGVLTAISGVLLAFGYEYMKSSKKEISMPLWLILFLFTFAFCLFIPSPFNIPIVVMIIVFICFGLFQFLSYKKAKKKQNGDK; encoded by the coding sequence ATGTCAAAGAAGCCAAGAGCCTGAGAAATGATCCTTCTGATTATAAAAATGACCTTCATCGGTTTTGGTGGAGGTAATGCTCTAATGCCAGTTTTAAAAAATGAAGCAGTAGATAAGAAAAAGTGAATTACAGTTGAAGAGTTCGACAAAATTGTTATAGTTTCAAATATGCTACCAGGACCTTCAGTAATTGAAGCAATTTCATATTTAGCAATTAAAGTTTTTGGATTTTGAAAAGGTGCAATAATTACCTTTTTTGCAATGCTTCCACATATTTTACTTGCATATTTATTTTATTTTCTAATTTACTTATTACCGCAAAATTTCATTAGTGTTATTTCAGTTGGTGTTTTAACTGCTATTAGTGGTGTATTACTAGCGTTTGGTTATGAATATATGAAGTCAAGTAAAAAAGAAATTTCTATGCCTTTATGATTGATATTATTTTTATTTACTTTCGCTTTTTGTTTATTTATTCCAAGTCCATTTAATATCCCTATTGTTGTTATGATAATTGTATTTATTTGTTTTGGGTTATTTCAATTTTTATCTTATAAAAAAGCTAAGAAAAAGCAAAATGGAGATAAATAA
- the tpiA gene encoding triose-phosphate isomerase — MKKTIIIGNWKMNKTYTESVKYVKDFEKLYKQNLNKIIPNLTFGVAVPFANLAVSKLNEVKELNFAAQDMSLHEKGAYTGEVSSDMIVDLGAKYVILGHSEVRSYHCETDEIVNKKAKLALAKGLTPIICVGETLEEYESGRTKEVVAQQLAASLKDLDLSKIILAYEPVWAIGTGKVATPEIAEDVCKFIKEKTSKDLVVQYGGSVSPKNIKELHDQASIDGFLVGGASLEPESFLALLTLGK, encoded by the coding sequence ATGAAAAAAACAATTATTATTGGTAACTGAAAAATGAATAAAACATATACTGAATCAGTAAAATATGTTAAAGATTTTGAAAAATTATATAAACAAAATTTAAATAAAATTATTCCTAATTTAACCTTTGGTGTTGCTGTACCTTTTGCTAATTTAGCAGTATCAAAATTAAATGAAGTTAAAGAATTAAACTTTGCAGCTCAAGATATGTCATTACATGAAAAAGGTGCTTACACAGGTGAAGTATCTTCAGATATGATTGTAGATCTTGGAGCAAAATATGTTATTTTAGGACACTCAGAAGTTAGAAGTTATCACTGCGAAACAGATGAAATCGTTAACAAAAAAGCTAAATTAGCTCTTGCAAAAGGTCTAACTCCTATTATTTGTGTTGGTGAAACTCTTGAAGAATATGAATCAGGTAGAACAAAAGAAGTTGTTGCTCAACAACTAGCAGCATCACTTAAAGATTTAGATTTAAGCAAAATTATTTTAGCTTATGAGCCAGTTTGAGCTATAGGAACTGGTAAAGTTGCAACACCAGAAATTGCTGAAGATGTATGTAAATTTATAAAAGAAAAAACTTCTAAAGATTTAGTTGTACAATACGGTGGAAGTGTATCACCTAAAAATATTAAAGAATTACATGACCAAGCAAGTATTGATGGATTCTTAGTGGGTGGAGCTTCATTAGAACCTGAAAGTTTCTTAGCATTATTAACACTAGGAAAATAA
- a CDS encoding chromate transporter: MFIVVLLSTCLFLVFASLSVFGGGQVFMPIFKWMWLFIAKNFDININETMINNVFTVSNSTPGIISTKFAFFTGYFISNGSWYGHLLTIVTYIFFVAPAILMMFYSMKYLNKFNDSPILKRLIIILKPVVAGIVISLALQLIISVIFPYLIFNDSINDYFKLNFSSQKVIFFSGWRLIVLYIYVPISVIISFILYRKKVSLFWLIIANILIVLIIFMPWL; this comes from the coding sequence ATGTTCATAGTTGTTTTATTATCCACCTGTTTATTTTTGGTTTTTGCATCGCTAAGTGTTTTTGGTGGTGGTCAAGTATTCATGCCAATTTTTAAGTGAATGTGACTATTTATCGCAAAGAATTTTGATATCAATATTAATGAGACGATGATTAATAATGTTTTTACAGTTTCCAATTCAACACCAGGAATTATCTCAACAAAGTTTGCATTCTTTACTGGATATTTTATAAGTAATGGAAGTTGGTATGGGCATTTATTAACAATTGTTACTTATATTTTCTTTGTTGCACCAGCGATTTTAATGATGTTTTACTCAATGAAGTATTTAAATAAATTTAATGACTCTCCAATTCTAAAGCGTTTAATTATTATCTTAAAACCTGTAGTTGCGGGTATTGTAATTTCATTAGCGCTGCAATTAATAATTAGCGTAATCTTTCCATATTTAATCTTTAACGATTCAATCAACGATTATTTTAAATTAAACTTTAGTAGTCAAAAAGTAATATTCTTTAGTGGATGAAGACTAATAGTTCTATATATTTATGTTCCTATTTCAGTTATAATTTCATTTATTTTATATAGAAAAAAAGTGTCATTATTTTGATTAATTATTGCTAATATACTAATTGTTTTAATTATATTTATGCCTTGATTATAA
- a CDS encoding BMP family ABC transporter substrate-binding protein gives MKKTKFIILGATVSAFVPFTALSAGCSKETQKEYIKSSDRITNIVTRDTNNLELIKDSITVTYLIDVGQLKDKALFQSGWEGLLTLRDQLEANPQLKGKVKFNPVVPSAVSDFNDFYNNTFAKSDIVVINGFTHGTTLASFLEKYDQKTKNTPLVICSEFEIPNSPYKKLINANSKFIESSYIVGNATAEYLALKYPNNPEKRIVASFGGGNFPGVLNFNEGFVRGVYDYNLIEGNKKTVHNTLVSTPFEATTGFATSESTFQPKIKAVMESEGVNEGRSGRPTVVLPVAGPATGVVLELINNLKTDQLVIGVDSDQGYAYTSNATRFASSITKEYGQTYYDLVFDYIFKGNNKYLEDDSVTHIYNIVGSYTDGWTKFSASRLANEEDRKLYDKALKDAQSRFEALTKEQKDFISSSKYYDKDGNQQNEEAQLKRVEKIILAIKENANK, from the coding sequence ATGAAAAAGACAAAATTTATTATTCTTGGTGCAACAGTTTCTGCATTTGTACCATTTACAGCATTATCAGCTGGATGCAGCAAAGAAACTCAAAAAGAATATATAAAATCATCAGATAGAATTACAAACATTGTAACTAGAGATACAAATAATCTTGAATTAATCAAAGATTCTATTACAGTTACATACTTAATTGACGTAGGACAGCTTAAAGATAAAGCTTTATTCCAATCTGGATGAGAAGGTTTATTGACTCTTAGAGATCAACTTGAAGCCAATCCACAACTTAAAGGTAAAGTTAAATTTAATCCAGTTGTTCCTTCAGCTGTTTCTGACTTTAACGATTTCTACAACAACACTTTTGCAAAATCTGACATAGTTGTTATTAATGGGTTCACTCATGGTACAACTTTAGCTTCATTCCTTGAAAAATATGATCAAAAAACTAAAAACACACCTTTAGTTATTTGTTCAGAATTCGAAATCCCAAATAGTCCATATAAAAAATTAATAAATGCTAACAGTAAATTTATTGAATCTTCATATATTGTTGGAAATGCTACTGCTGAATATTTAGCTCTTAAATATCCAAATAACCCAGAAAAAAGAATTGTAGCTTCATTTGGTGGTGGAAACTTCCCTGGGGTACTTAATTTTAACGAAGGTTTTGTTAGAGGTGTTTATGACTATAATTTAATTGAAGGAAATAAAAAGACCGTTCATAACACATTAGTTTCAACACCTTTTGAAGCAACAACCGGTTTTGCTACTTCAGAATCAACATTCCAACCTAAAATTAAGGCTGTTATGGAATCAGAGGGTGTAAACGAAGGACGTAGTGGAAGACCTACCGTAGTTCTTCCTGTTGCTGGTCCTGCTACAGGTGTAGTTCTAGAATTGATCAACAATCTTAAGACAGATCAATTGGTAATTGGTGTTGACTCAGATCAAGGTTACGCATATACATCAAATGCCACAAGATTTGCTTCATCAATAACAAAAGAATATGGACAAACATACTATGATTTAGTTTTTGACTATATTTTTAAAGGTAATAATAAATATCTTGAAGATGACTCTGTGACACACATATACAACATAGTTGGTTCATATACAGATGGTTGAACTAAATTCTCTGCATCAAGACTGGCAAATGAGGAAGACAGAAAATTATACGATAAAGCTCTTAAAGATGCTCAAAGTAGATTCGAAGCATTAACTAAAGAGCAAAAAGATTTCATCTCTTCAAGTAAATATTATGACAAAGATGGGAATCAACAAAATGAAGAAGCTCAACTAAAAAGAGTTGAAAAAATTATTTTAGCAATAAAAGAAAATGCTAATAAATAA
- a CDS encoding ABC transporter permease, translating into MNKTKDNKFINSLNEQFSDKKYKLQKVLTFENGTSTLKKVFSSLWAIVVGMILSGVAYGFYIFISNGSFGNPFEFISSLISSAFNEYNISNFWLYFTIFGFLGLAIAVAFKTGYFNVGVSGQMTLPALLFFSFLILSRNFEPSTITLFVSMILFIVVGFICGLISGLLKSYFNVHEVISTIFLNWIIVSVGKWLLAKENEILIPLSSDNIDTFLSTLPYTTSRLSITTTQIETFKIIGVILLIVLALVFLFIYKNTSIGYKLKMIGLNKHNADYVGVNQKVLTISVLSISGALGGIAGFFLFVIKDKAITGLEAGPIAMGFESIAIALIALNNPIGVLFSSVFYSIIYTAKVPLFSELGVVKEFYPIVTGLMIFIIAIAIVFNKITPIKSLLKWIIILKNKEYWKVRKEYYAEKKNMTNKHNSRVKEVKKLATERKKEFNSETKEYLSQTSKLRKDLNKKDVDINLIYSELARLKFDYNEKVRLAGLDVYQDYISYYKNTKRENKLKFKHYKDELFKDTFRKFINTKIFKKTNLIVEEEK; encoded by the coding sequence ATGAATAAAACAAAAGATAATAAATTCATTAATTCTCTTAATGAACAATTTAGTGATAAAAAATATAAACTTCAAAAAGTTTTAACTTTTGAAAATGGTACAAGCACATTAAAAAAAGTTTTTAGTTCGCTTTGGGCGATTGTAGTAGGTATGATTCTTTCTGGAGTTGCATATGGATTTTATATCTTCATTAGTAATGGTAGCTTTGGAAATCCATTTGAATTTATTTCAAGTCTAATATCTTCTGCCTTTAATGAATATAATATTTCAAACTTTTGGTTATATTTCACAATATTTGGTTTTTTAGGTTTAGCTATAGCTGTTGCTTTTAAGACTGGATATTTTAATGTTGGGGTATCAGGACAAATGACCTTACCAGCATTGTTATTCTTTTCATTCTTAATTTTAAGTAGAAATTTTGAACCATCAACAATAACACTATTTGTTTCAATGATCTTATTTATAGTTGTTGGTTTTATTTGTGGATTAATTTCAGGGTTATTAAAGTCATATTTTAATGTTCATGAAGTTATTTCAACAATTTTCTTAAACTGAATTATTGTTAGTGTTGGTAAGTGATTATTAGCAAAAGAGAATGAGATTTTAATACCTTTATCAAGCGATAATATTGACACTTTTCTTTCAACTCTTCCTTACACAACTTCAAGACTATCAATAACAACAACTCAAATTGAAACATTCAAAATAATCGGAGTTATACTATTAATAGTACTTGCTTTAGTATTTTTATTTATTTATAAAAATACATCAATTGGTTATAAATTGAAGATGATCGGTTTAAACAAACATAATGCTGATTATGTTGGAGTAAACCAAAAGGTATTAACCATTAGTGTTCTTTCAATTTCTGGTGCACTTGGAGGAATTGCTGGATTCTTCTTGTTTGTAATTAAAGATAAGGCTATTACAGGGCTAGAAGCAGGACCGATCGCTATGGGATTTGAATCAATAGCAATCGCTTTAATTGCATTAAATAATCCAATCGGAGTTTTATTCTCAAGTGTATTCTATAGTATTATTTATACTGCAAAAGTTCCTTTATTCTCTGAATTAGGAGTTGTTAAAGAATTTTATCCAATCGTTACAGGTTTAATGATTTTTATTATTGCTATAGCTATTGTGTTTAATAAAATTACTCCAATAAAATCATTACTAAAATGAATTATCATTCTTAAAAACAAAGAGTATTGAAAAGTCAGAAAAGAATACTATGCAGAGAAAAAGAACATGACAAATAAACACAACTCTAGAGTAAAAGAAGTTAAAAAACTTGCTACTGAAAGAAAAAAAGAATTTAATTCAGAAACTAAAGAATATTTAAGTCAAACAAGTAAATTACGAAAAGACTTAAATAAAAAAGATGTTGACATTAACTTAATATATTCGGAGTTAGCTAGATTAAAATTTGATTATAATGAGAAAGTTAGACTAGCTGGACTTGATGTATATCAAGACTATATTTCATATTATAAGAATACAAAACGCGAAAATAAACTTAAATTTAAACATTATAAAGATGAACTATTTAAAGATACGTTTAGAAAATTCATTAATACAAAAATATTTAAGAAAACCAATTTAATAGTTGAGGAGGAAAAATAA